From the Halorhabdus utahensis DSM 12940 genome, one window contains:
- a CDS encoding NAD(P)/FAD-dependent oxidoreductase: MTSKVCIVGAGIAGAGAAYALDEAAEVTVFEAEDIGGRMVSAHREDCVYDYGANYVDPPNDRVEERFRSVVGDRLAETTGDVWVFDESGEVEEGRPNQGVKLSGRDGIDEIVRAFLDASDATVQEQTAVNRLARTADGWAVTADGERLASDAVVVTPPAGDLLAKADWEADFRETLVAARQRQSYRTIDSVALHYPFEMDVPYYALVNTDKEHAVGWLSRESCKPGHVPDGEEILIVQLSPAWAAGRPDATPAEAADAASTHAATLLADDRLAEPDWWDHERFRYALPGDRVNPALFEQALEHDLGLAGDWLAGTGRTHAALETGLEAGRRLSTRL; encoded by the coding sequence GTGACATCGAAGGTTTGTATCGTCGGTGCCGGCATCGCCGGAGCAGGAGCAGCGTACGCGCTGGACGAGGCAGCCGAGGTGACGGTCTTCGAGGCGGAGGACATCGGCGGGCGGATGGTCTCGGCCCACCGGGAGGACTGTGTCTACGATTACGGTGCCAACTACGTCGATCCACCGAACGACCGCGTCGAAGAGCGCTTCCGTTCGGTCGTCGGTGACAGACTCGCCGAGACGACCGGGGACGTCTGGGTGTTCGACGAATCCGGTGAAGTCGAGGAGGGCCGGCCGAATCAGGGAGTCAAACTGTCCGGGCGTGACGGCATCGACGAAATCGTCCGTGCGTTCCTCGATGCCAGCGACGCGACAGTTCAGGAGCAGACAGCTGTCAACCGGCTCGCTCGTACAGCGGACGGGTGGGCGGTTACTGCCGACGGCGAACGGTTGGCGTCCGATGCGGTCGTCGTGACGCCGCCGGCCGGGGATCTCCTCGCCAAAGCGGACTGGGAAGCCGACTTCAGAGAAACGCTGGTGGCCGCCCGGCAGCGACAGTCCTATCGGACGATCGATTCGGTCGCGCTCCATTATCCCTTCGAGATGGACGTACCTTATTACGCCCTGGTCAACACCGACAAGGAACACGCCGTCGGGTGGCTCTCCAGGGAGTCGTGCAAACCTGGCCACGTCCCCGATGGCGAGGAGATCCTGATCGTCCAGTTGAGTCCAGCCTGGGCAGCCGGACGTCCTGACGCGACGCCGGCGGAAGCGGCCGACGCCGCGAGCACTCACGCCGCGACGCTGCTGGCCGACGACCGACTGGCCGAGCCGGACTGGTGGGATCATGAACGATTCAGATACGCTTTGCCCGGGGACCGGGTCAATCCGGCCCTGTTTGAGCAGGCACTCGAGCACGACCTCGGCCTCGCCGGCGACTGGCTCGCCGGGACCGGCCGAACGCACGCCGCCCTGGAAACGGGACTTGAGGCGGGCCGACGACTCTCGACTCGGCTTTGA
- the nucS gene encoding endonuclease NucS produces MAVDPPAETARERIAGAVDRGDMVTVFGRCRVEYDGRAKSTLGPGDRLLVLKPDGTALVHTDEGHQPVNWQPPGSTHEVGLDDAQLHIESRRTGPEEYLEVTFESIEYVTTVDVTDPEDLSLSGTEEDLRERVLESPGLIEPDFEPLATERSTPAGAIDIYGEDSENRAVVVELKRRRVGPDAVGQLDRYVDALARDLHADREIRGILVAPSATDRAQELLAEKNLEFVALEPMPGEE; encoded by the coding sequence CTGGCAGTCGATCCGCCGGCCGAGACTGCCCGCGAACGAATCGCCGGAGCTGTCGATCGAGGCGACATGGTGACGGTCTTCGGTCGCTGTCGCGTCGAGTACGACGGCCGTGCGAAAAGCACACTCGGTCCCGGCGATCGACTGCTCGTGCTCAAACCCGACGGCACGGCACTGGTCCACACCGACGAGGGCCATCAGCCGGTCAACTGGCAGCCACCGGGCTCGACGCACGAAGTGGGGCTTGACGACGCCCAGCTTCACATCGAAAGCCGCCGGACAGGTCCGGAAGAATATCTCGAAGTCACGTTCGAATCGATCGAATACGTCACGACTGTCGACGTGACTGATCCGGAGGACCTCTCGCTGTCCGGCACGGAGGAAGACCTCCGCGAGCGGGTTCTGGAGTCGCCCGGGTTGATCGAGCCTGATTTCGAACCGCTGGCGACCGAGCGATCGACACCCGCCGGCGCAATTGACATCTACGGCGAGGACAGCGAGAACCGGGCAGTCGTGGTCGAACTCAAACGCCGGCGGGTCGGGCCGGACGCCGTCGGCCAGCTCGACCGCTACGTCGACGCGCTGGCCCGAGATCTCCACGCTGACCGGGAGATACGTGGCATCCTCGTCGCGCCCTCGGCGACGGACCGAGCGCAGGAACTCCTGGCCGAAAAGAACCTGGAGTTCGTTGCACTGGAGCCGATGCCGGGCGAGGAGTGA
- the moaA gene encoding GTP 3',8-cyclase MoaA yields MLEDDFGRELTGLRVSLTDRCNFDCVYCHNEGLGDTRGPMAPSEEELSTDEVVRVIEVAADHGVEAVKFTGGEPMLRTDLGEIVRRTPAGVETSMTTNGTFLPDRAAELADAGLERVNVSQDALDPEDFATLTQSGAYDQVLSGVEAALDAGLAPVKLNMVVFEHTAGYVPEMVEHVADGDGLRLQLIEYMPELAGRPEWAIDIDRVHDWLAEQATEVTAREMHDRTRYWIDGTPDDGDGGLVEVVDPVGNTDFCENCHRVRVTHDGYLKGCLNRNDDLRSLGDRSREAIEAALRDTVAERVPYYGEYLIEDDNGEWVRNPAYEGSKGDRAPYEYENDAPGSERADDQPATEKGGEDASHAATDGGESTGSVPDN; encoded by the coding sequence ATGCTGGAAGACGACTTCGGTCGTGAACTCACCGGTCTGCGAGTGTCGCTGACCGACCGGTGCAATTTCGATTGCGTGTACTGTCACAACGAGGGGCTGGGCGACACGCGCGGGCCGATGGCGCCGAGCGAGGAGGAGCTTTCGACCGATGAAGTCGTCCGCGTCATCGAGGTCGCCGCCGACCACGGTGTCGAGGCCGTGAAGTTCACCGGCGGCGAGCCGATGCTCCGGACCGATCTGGGGGAGATCGTTCGCCGGACGCCCGCGGGCGTCGAGACGTCAATGACGACAAACGGAACCTTCCTCCCCGATCGCGCGGCCGAGCTGGCTGACGCGGGGCTCGAACGCGTCAACGTCTCACAAGACGCCCTCGATCCGGAGGACTTCGCGACGCTCACGCAGTCGGGGGCCTACGACCAGGTGCTCTCGGGCGTCGAGGCCGCCCTCGACGCCGGCCTCGCGCCAGTCAAACTCAACATGGTCGTCTTCGAGCACACTGCCGGCTACGTCCCGGAGATGGTCGAGCATGTCGCCGACGGCGACGGCCTGCGCCTGCAACTCATCGAGTACATGCCCGAACTCGCCGGCCGGCCCGAGTGGGCGATCGACATCGACCGTGTCCACGACTGGCTGGCCGAGCAGGCCACCGAAGTCACCGCCCGTGAGATGCACGACCGGACGCGCTACTGGATCGACGGGACTCCTGATGACGGCGATGGCGGCCTCGTCGAAGTGGTCGATCCCGTGGGCAACACGGACTTCTGTGAGAACTGCCACCGCGTTCGCGTCACCCACGACGGCTATCTGAAGGGCTGTCTCAACCGCAACGACGACCTCCGGTCGCTGGGCGATCGCTCCCGGGAGGCCATCGAAGCAGCGCTCAGAGATACCGTCGCCGAACGAGTCCCGTACTACGGCGAGTACCTGATTGAAGACGACAACGGCGAGTGGGTACGGAACCCGGCCTACGAGGGGAGCAAAGGTGATCGAGCCCCATACGAGTACGAAAACGATGCCCCGGGATCGGAACGGGCAGACGACCAGCCCGCCACTGAGAAGGGTGGTGAAGATGCCAGCCATGCGGCGACCGATGGCGGCGAATCCACTGGAAGCGTACCCGACAACTGA
- the lysW gene encoding lysine biosynthesis protein LysW, which translates to MTDCPECGAEVSLHDDVEVGEIVDCATCGAELEVVADDPATLEPAPELEEDWGE; encoded by the coding sequence ATGACAGACTGCCCGGAATGCGGGGCCGAGGTTTCCCTGCACGACGACGTCGAAGTCGGAGAGATCGTCGACTGTGCCACCTGTGGCGCGGAACTCGAAGTCGTCGCGGACGATCCCGCGACGCTCGAACCTGCCCCGGAACTCGAAGAAGACTGGGGCGAGTAA
- a CDS encoding DUF2249 domain-containing protein: protein MNAGDPVAASGAPDDRSTVELDVRNLGPPKPLQKTLEATADLADDEVLVQFNDRAPQHLYPKLDDRGLSHDTVETDDATVTVIWRES, encoded by the coding sequence ATGAACGCCGGGGATCCGGTGGCGGCGAGTGGGGCCCCTGACGACCGCTCGACAGTCGAATTGGATGTTCGGAACCTCGGCCCGCCCAAGCCGTTGCAGAAAACGCTGGAAGCGACAGCCGACCTCGCCGACGATGAAGTACTGGTCCAGTTCAACGATCGCGCGCCACAGCATCTCTATCCGAAACTCGACGATCGCGGCCTCTCTCACGACACTGTCGAGACCGACGACGCGACGGTCACCGTGATCTGGCGCGAAAGCTAA
- a CDS encoding sensor histidine kinase, with protein MDWFASRSSEAWPEPGLVGNFRASLSQWDLTPRRIAAVYLLFGFVGLYISDVIFASIFAEPLRSQIQALKGAVEILVTAGFIYAISVASRHQLERTNRRLERRNEELHVLHRVLRHNLRNDLNVIEGHAEYVVESQRDEEDLSEPCKTILRKTEAIISYIQRAGQIRRLNERESVETYDLPEIIPSVVERSEAITDAVDVTTEIPEEATIWANHMFPAALDELLTNAVIHADSDTPQVSISVSKTDGPDGMTAVDIADDGPGIPESVRRVIESDEHDQLAHLSGLGLWFVHWTLTDAGGSLSFDTDGDGTTVRMLVPTADSS; from the coding sequence ATGGACTGGTTTGCATCGCGATCAAGTGAAGCGTGGCCCGAACCAGGGCTCGTCGGGAACTTCAGGGCCTCGCTGTCCCAGTGGGACTTGACGCCACGGCGCATCGCTGCGGTGTACCTCCTCTTTGGATTCGTCGGGCTGTATATCTCAGATGTCATATTTGCCAGTATTTTCGCCGAGCCCCTTCGCAGTCAGATCCAGGCGCTCAAGGGCGCGGTCGAGATTCTGGTCACTGCCGGGTTCATCTACGCCATCAGTGTCGCGAGTCGCCACCAGCTCGAACGGACCAATCGCCGACTCGAACGGCGGAACGAGGAATTGCACGTTCTCCATCGAGTACTGCGGCACAACCTTCGCAACGACCTCAACGTGATCGAGGGCCACGCCGAGTACGTCGTCGAATCCCAGCGTGATGAGGAGGATCTATCCGAGCCATGCAAGACGATTCTTCGGAAGACGGAGGCGATCATCTCCTACATTCAACGTGCGGGCCAGATCAGACGGTTAAACGAACGGGAGTCCGTCGAGACGTACGACCTCCCGGAGATCATCCCTTCTGTCGTCGAACGCAGCGAAGCGATCACGGATGCAGTGGATGTGACGACCGAGATACCCGAGGAAGCCACGATCTGGGCCAATCATATGTTTCCGGCCGCGCTCGATGAACTCCTCACGAACGCGGTCATCCACGCCGACAGCGATACACCCCAGGTTTCGATCAGCGTCTCGAAGACTGATGGACCAGACGGAATGACCGCCGTCGATATCGCGGACGATGGTCCCGGCATCCCCGAGTCAGTCCGACGCGTCATCGAGTCCGACGAACACGACCAACTGGCCCATCTCAGCGGCCTCGGTCTGTGGTTCGTCCACTGGACGCTCACCGACGCCGGTGGCTCCCTTTCGTTTGACACAGATGGGGACGGAACGACGGTCCGGATGCTGGTTCCGACCGCCGACAGTTCGTAA
- a CDS encoding rhodanese-like domain-containing protein, protein MSAIEFIPPAALGDRDAAIVDVREAAAYTDLGHVPGAANIPVDRFRDPTGIARGMLPDPTDLATWLGEAGISPTDPVIAYDDDCGVYAARFLATLAAFGHDGDLYLLDGDYSVYEREADVTVEQPDVEPVEYEPDDLDETLLADREDVEAAVDGEAIVVDTRTEPEFEQAHIPGAVQLDWKVFVDDETGRRRSVEAIGSTLAEHGLEPDRPVVLYCNTARRLSYVFAVLEDLGYGDVRFYEGSLEDWLRTETDDWDPAEIKRRVREHANQGPAAVKEALGEDAAAKLKLVGLYGQKQSGYFMFRTKIPGGVLTADAARALGTVAEEYATLPEERDPKRSPFGDGYLDVTTRQDVQFHWIRMADVPEIWELLDPAGVSTFQTGGNSVRNVVSCPAAGVADDEVLDARPVAEAITEAFLADRRYANLPRKLKVSVNGCRGACAQPEINDLGFTPARKGDRVGFNLAAGGGLSDSPRVASDLDVFVERDQVVDVVRATADLFIEHGSYLDTAVNRLRFLVEEWGAEQFREELQRFAPFEFESAGEDLVTHHHPDHVGVHEQADGDNYVGLSIPVGRIDGTDFRGMADLAESYGNGEIRLTTQQNLLLPDVADGDLDDLRAEPLLDEYSPDPGPFTRGVVTCTGREFCNYALVETKARAKRWAAELDERVDIDQDRVGLRFSGCTASCAQPQIDDIGLRGETRQTDDGVESAVDIAVGGKLNVDPQFATWIAPRVPIESAPDAIERLVAVFEREGRDCEQLHELCRLADDDRLAEVLHPAAIDPVEAAANGGRTDAD, encoded by the coding sequence ATGAGTGCTATCGAATTCATCCCGCCGGCTGCGCTCGGCGACCGAGACGCGGCGATCGTCGACGTCCGCGAGGCGGCGGCGTACACCGACCTCGGTCACGTCCCGGGCGCAGCCAATATCCCAGTCGATCGGTTCCGGGACCCGACCGGGATCGCAAGGGGGATGCTGCCCGATCCGACGGACCTGGCAACGTGGCTCGGTGAGGCCGGAATCAGCCCCACCGATCCAGTGATCGCCTACGACGACGACTGTGGCGTCTACGCCGCTCGCTTCCTGGCGACGCTTGCGGCGTTCGGTCACGATGGCGACCTGTATCTCCTGGACGGGGACTACAGCGTCTACGAACGCGAGGCAGACGTCACGGTCGAACAGCCGGACGTCGAGCCTGTCGAATACGAACCGGACGACCTCGACGAGACTCTTCTCGCCGACCGCGAGGACGTCGAGGCGGCAGTCGACGGCGAGGCGATCGTCGTCGACACCCGGACCGAACCGGAGTTCGAGCAGGCCCACATTCCCGGGGCCGTCCAGCTCGACTGGAAGGTTTTCGTCGACGACGAGACCGGACGACGACGGAGCGTCGAAGCGATCGGGTCAACCCTCGCTGAACACGGCCTCGAACCCGATCGACCGGTCGTCCTCTACTGTAACACGGCTCGCCGACTGAGTTACGTCTTTGCGGTACTCGAAGACCTCGGCTACGGGGACGTCAGGTTCTACGAGGGGAGCCTCGAAGACTGGCTTCGCACCGAGACCGACGACTGGGACCCCGCCGAGATCAAGCGCCGCGTCCGCGAACACGCCAACCAGGGACCAGCGGCGGTCAAAGAAGCCCTCGGGGAGGACGCCGCGGCGAAGCTCAAGCTGGTCGGCCTCTACGGGCAGAAGCAAAGCGGCTATTTCATGTTCCGGACGAAGATTCCGGGCGGTGTCCTGACAGCCGACGCGGCCAGGGCGCTCGGGACCGTCGCCGAGGAGTACGCCACGCTGCCCGAAGAGCGCGACCCCAAAAGGTCGCCGTTCGGTGACGGGTACCTCGACGTGACTACCCGTCAGGACGTGCAGTTCCACTGGATCCGAATGGCGGACGTTCCCGAGATCTGGGAGCTGCTGGATCCGGCCGGCGTCTCGACGTTCCAGACCGGCGGCAACTCCGTCCGGAACGTCGTCTCGTGTCCGGCAGCGGGCGTCGCCGACGACGAGGTGCTCGACGCCCGCCCGGTCGCCGAGGCGATCACCGAGGCGTTTCTGGCCGACCGCCGGTACGCCAACCTGCCCCGGAAGCTGAAGGTTAGCGTCAACGGCTGTCGCGGGGCCTGTGCCCAGCCGGAGATCAACGACCTCGGATTCACCCCCGCGCGGAAGGGCGATCGGGTGGGCTTCAACCTCGCCGCCGGGGGCGGCCTCTCGGACAGCCCCCGCGTCGCCAGCGACCTCGATGTCTTCGTCGAACGGGACCAGGTCGTGGACGTGGTGCGAGCCACGGCGGACCTGTTCATCGAACACGGGAGTTATCTCGACACGGCAGTCAATCGCCTGCGCTTTCTCGTCGAGGAGTGGGGGGCCGAACAGTTCCGCGAGGAACTACAGCGCTTTGCCCCCTTCGAGTTCGAATCTGCCGGTGAGGACCTTGTCACGCATCACCACCCCGACCACGTCGGCGTCCACGAGCAGGCCGACGGAGACAATTACGTCGGCCTCTCGATCCCGGTCGGCCGGATCGACGGCACGGACTTCCGGGGGATGGCCGATCTCGCGGAATCCTACGGGAACGGCGAGATTCGATTGACCACCCAGCAGAACCTCCTGCTTCCGGACGTTGCCGATGGGGATCTCGACGACCTGCGGGCCGAACCGTTGCTCGACGAATACTCCCCCGATCCCGGGCCGTTCACACGCGGCGTCGTCACCTGCACCGGTCGGGAGTTCTGTAATTACGCCCTTGTCGAAACAAAAGCCCGCGCGAAACGCTGGGCCGCCGAACTCGACGAGCGGGTCGACATCGATCAGGATCGGGTCGGGCTGCGCTTCAGCGGGTGTACCGCTTCCTGCGCCCAGCCACAGATCGACGACATCGGCCTGCGTGGGGAAACTCGCCAGACCGACGACGGAGTGGAGAGTGCTGTCGACATCGCCGTCGGCGGCAAACTCAATGTCGATCCACAGTTCGCGACCTGGATCGCACCACGCGTCCCCATCGAGTCCGCCCCCGATGCGATCGAGCGACTGGTCGCGGTCTTCGAACGCGAAGGGCGCGATTGTGAGCAACTCCACGAGTTATGTCGACTGGCGGACGATGATCGACTCGCGGAGGTACTGCATCCAGCAGCAATAGATCCTGTCGAAGCCGCTGCAAACGGAGGCCGAACCGATGCCGACTGA
- a CDS encoding Coenzyme F420 hydrogenase/dehydrogenase, beta subunit C-terminal domain, protein MPTEKSPQPRAPAVGDDPREATTDVQPPDGKVRFRHLDEAVIEADRCVQCGSCVAACPSDSIGIADSDRRPTLVKMCTGCSRCWDTCPRAGLRYERLPTLDGADPETVDGGIGPIEDGYAASAAADVAGAQHGGVVTALLAALLESPDGIDGAVVATEATDGTGLAEPALATTPAEVQEYAGTLFTQPLQLAALEELLADADLPADPSLALVGTPCVIEGVTALDRSPYRDDRFDESRPLDHVDLTVALTCTQALDDEGLEHVLSREYGLDPDDVAGLDLVGQGIRIDLTDGGDERAPLGDFRGAILDGCLECADATGGTADLTVGTVGSAQGESTVLVRTERGAAAFDRAEASLDARPLEALAPVEQLAQWNADRAREATARDIDPEGDLWIPYSAHREAYDDTDRAPVAFNPARVHQYEEWC, encoded by the coding sequence ATGCCGACTGAGAAATCACCACAGCCCCGTGCGCCCGCAGTGGGCGACGATCCACGGGAAGCGACGACCGACGTACAGCCACCGGACGGAAAAGTGCGCTTTCGCCACCTCGACGAGGCCGTCATCGAGGCCGATCGGTGTGTGCAGTGTGGCTCGTGTGTTGCCGCCTGCCCCTCGGACTCGATCGGGATCGCCGACAGCGATCGCCGGCCGACCCTCGTGAAGATGTGTACGGGCTGTTCGCGCTGCTGGGACACCTGTCCGCGGGCCGGTCTCCGGTATGAAAGACTGCCGACGCTCGACGGTGCCGATCCCGAAACGGTCGACGGCGGCATCGGTCCGATCGAGGACGGCTACGCCGCAAGCGCGGCCGCCGACGTGGCCGGCGCACAGCACGGCGGGGTCGTCACTGCATTGCTTGCGGCCCTGCTCGAATCCCCCGATGGGATCGACGGGGCCGTTGTCGCCACGGAAGCAACGGACGGCACCGGACTCGCCGAGCCAGCGCTGGCGACCACGCCGGCCGAGGTTCAGGAATACGCCGGGACGTTGTTCACCCAACCGTTGCAACTTGCAGCGCTTGAGGAACTGCTTGCTGATGCGGATCTCCCGGCGGACCCGAGCCTGGCACTTGTCGGCACGCCCTGCGTGATCGAAGGCGTGACTGCACTCGACCGGAGCCCCTACCGCGATGACCGTTTCGACGAATCGCGCCCGCTCGATCACGTCGACCTGACGGTCGCACTCACGTGCACGCAAGCGCTGGACGACGAGGGGCTCGAACACGTCCTCTCCCGGGAGTACGGCCTCGATCCTGACGACGTGGCGGGCCTGGATCTCGTCGGCCAGGGGATCCGGATCGACCTGACCGATGGCGGAGACGAGCGCGCCCCCCTCGGGGACTTTCGGGGAGCGATCTTAGACGGGTGTCTGGAGTGTGCCGACGCGACGGGGGGGACGGCCGACCTCACGGTTGGGACCGTCGGCAGCGCACAGGGGGAGTCGACGGTGCTGGTCAGGACCGAGCGTGGGGCAGCGGCGTTCGACCGTGCCGAGGCTTCACTCGACGCCAGACCACTCGAAGCCCTCGCGCCCGTCGAACAGCTCGCACAGTGGAACGCGGATCGCGCCCGAGAGGCGACGGCCCGGGATATCGACCCCGAGGGCGACCTGTGGATCCCCTACAGCGCCCACCGGGAAGCGTACGATGACACCGACCGCGCGCCGGTCGCGTTCAACCCGGCGCGCGTTCACCAGTACGAGGAGTGGTGCTGA
- a CDS encoding YMGG-like glycine zipper-containing protein — MGKRIEKAVSRAKFAAIGGAIGAAVGGFVSRKAASTGAGIGALVGASIGEKRVDLGEMAEKVTDRSGE, encoded by the coding sequence ATGGGAAAGCGAATCGAAAAAGCGGTCAGTCGGGCAAAGTTCGCAGCTATCGGCGGGGCCATCGGGGCCGCAGTCGGCGGGTTCGTGAGCCGGAAGGCTGCCAGTACCGGAGCCGGCATCGGCGCGCTCGTCGGTGCGTCGATCGGTGAGAAGCGCGTCGACCTGGGCGAAATGGCCGAGAAGGTGACGGATCGCTCGGGCGAGTAG
- the aroC gene encoding chorismate synthase: MNGNSFGRLFQVTTYGESHGEAMGCTVSGVPAGVELDEDDIQHDLDRRKPGQSMITTSRDEPDAVTINSGLQDGYTTGTPIGMVIQNKDSRSGKYEPFVTAPRPSHGDFTYSAKFGTRNWGGGGRSSARETVNWVAAGAIAKQVLDQSEYDVQIKAHVNQIGEIEAPDVTFEEMLEHSEENDIRCAHPETAEEMRDLAEQYQQEGDSIGGSVYFECQGVPRGLGAPRFDSIPSRLGQLIYSIPAVNDFEYGVGRDARTMAGSEYNEDWEFDSNGDPVPVGNDHGGIQGGITTGDPIYGEITWHPPVSIPKAQETVDWETGERKEIQVVGRHDPVLPPRAVPVVEGLLYCTVLDFMLLGGRINPDRLDGRPGEYDTDYHPSSPVNDPDDAATQAETIDDE, translated from the coding sequence ATGAACGGTAACAGCTTCGGTCGGCTTTTTCAGGTGACCACGTACGGCGAGTCACACGGCGAGGCGATGGGGTGTACGGTTTCGGGCGTCCCGGCGGGCGTCGAACTCGACGAGGATGACATCCAGCACGACCTCGACCGGCGCAAACCCGGCCAGTCGATGATCACGACCTCGCGGGACGAACCCGACGCCGTCACGATCAACTCGGGCCTGCAGGACGGCTACACGACTGGCACGCCGATCGGGATGGTCATCCAGAACAAGGATTCCCGTTCGGGCAAGTACGAGCCCTTCGTCACGGCCCCCCGCCCCTCCCACGGAGACTTTACCTACTCGGCGAAGTTCGGCACGCGCAACTGGGGCGGCGGTGGCCGGTCCTCGGCCCGGGAGACGGTCAACTGGGTCGCCGCGGGTGCCATCGCCAAGCAGGTCCTCGACCAGAGCGAGTACGATGTCCAGATCAAGGCTCACGTCAACCAGATCGGCGAGATCGAAGCCCCGGATGTCACCTTCGAGGAGATGCTCGAACACAGCGAAGAAAACGACATCCGGTGTGCTCACCCGGAAACTGCCGAGGAGATGCGCGATCTGGCCGAACAGTACCAGCAAGAAGGTGATTCCATCGGCGGGTCGGTCTACTTCGAATGCCAGGGCGTCCCGCGGGGACTCGGCGCGCCCCGCTTCGACTCCATCCCTTCGCGGCTGGGACAACTGATCTACTCGATCCCGGCGGTCAACGACTTCGAGTACGGGGTCGGCCGCGACGCCCGGACGATGGCCGGTAGCGAGTACAACGAGGACTGGGAATTTGATTCGAATGGGGATCCGGTCCCCGTCGGCAACGACCACGGCGGGATCCAGGGCGGGATCACGACCGGCGACCCCATCTACGGCGAGATCACCTGGCATCCGCCGGTCTCGATCCCGAAAGCCCAGGAGACCGTCGACTGGGAGACGGGCGAGCGCAAGGAGATCCAGGTCGTCGGCCGCCACGACCCCGTTCTCCCGCCGCGTGCCGTCCCCGTCGTCGAGGGGCTCCTGTACTGTACGGTGCTAGACTTCATGCTGCTCGGTGGACGGATCAACCCCGACCGACTCGACGGCCGGCCCGGCGAGTACGACACCGACTACCATCCCTCGAGTCCGGTCAACGACCCCGACGACGCCGCGACGCAGGCCGAGACGATCGACGACGAGTGA
- a CDS encoding uracil-DNA glycosylase: MSPDIPDPRNPYSMDEDCTNCPALVESRTQVVHGYGDPTADVIVLGSAPTPGADRTGIPFTGDETGETIQEILGAVGLSDSPPDTTEPDLTEVYLTYVTRCHHSDRSATEEERHNCEGYRTAELRRINPELIVAVGQEPLEALAFEYTMESADELDVTAEHATTIQGRGFEILPMIEPVAASESELTAFREHFAEELDRDYRQTKGQRRK, translated from the coding sequence ATGAGCCCGGACATCCCGGATCCACGGAACCCCTACAGCATGGACGAGGACTGTACCAACTGCCCGGCGCTGGTCGAGTCACGGACGCAGGTCGTCCATGGCTACGGCGACCCGACGGCGGACGTGATCGTCCTCGGGTCGGCTCCGACGCCGGGTGCAGATCGGACCGGCATCCCGTTCACTGGCGACGAGACCGGCGAGACAATACAGGAAATTCTCGGGGCGGTCGGCCTCAGTGATTCCCCACCCGACACCACTGAACCTGACCTCACGGAGGTCTATCTCACCTACGTCACGCGGTGTCACCACTCGGATCGAAGCGCAACCGAGGAGGAACGGCACAACTGCGAGGGGTATCGCACGGCGGAACTTCGCCGGATCAACCCGGAACTGATCGTGGCTGTCGGGCAGGAGCCACTGGAAGCACTGGCGTTCGAGTACACGATGGAAAGCGCCGACGAACTGGACGTGACTGCCGAACACGCGACGACGATCCAGGGCCGCGGATTCGAGATCCTGCCGATGATCGAACCGGTGGCTGCCAGCGAAAGCGAATTGACAGCCTTCCGCGAGCACTTCGCCGAAGAACTCGACCGGGATTATCGACAGACAAAGGGGCAACGCCGGAAGTAG
- a CDS encoding CBS domain-containing protein, whose translation MQVTEIMSTDVVTVDRDASLRDAVGKLLTHEVGSVVVVSNEGNPVGIVTETDALNAGYRTGNPFEDIRVMDLAHRPVITTSPSATVQWVARKMADNDVKKVPVMDDLSLVGMVTLTDIVWRLSDIRAEVGDMSTAPEDWELD comes from the coding sequence ATGCAAGTCACGGAAATCATGTCGACGGACGTGGTTACCGTCGATCGCGACGCCTCGCTCCGAGATGCGGTCGGGAAGTTGCTCACACACGAGGTCGGGTCGGTTGTCGTCGTCAGCAACGAGGGCAATCCAGTGGGGATCGTCACCGAAACCGACGCGCTCAACGCGGGCTATCGAACGGGCAACCCCTTCGAAGACATTCGTGTGATGGATCTGGCCCATCGGCCGGTCATCACGACGAGTCCCTCCGCAACCGTCCAGTGGGTCGCCAGGAAAATGGCCGACAACGACGTCAAGAAGGTCCCGGTGATGGACGACCTCTCGCTCGTCGGCATGGTCACGCTCACCGATATCGTCTGGCGACTGTCGGACATCCGCGCCGAAGTCGGCGATATGTCTACTGCCCCGGAAGATTGGGAACTCGATTGA